The Leclercia sp. S52 genome has a segment encoding these proteins:
- a CDS encoding DUF1571 domain-containing protein, with protein MLTTLLLFSVHEPAHAADRMVVAAAFLQGSTAADPVARGLQRFAQLHSYQVMVRSVSSQDETKVIRYSYRKPGYVRMDFSTPHAGAVLIYNPANGKVKLWPFGAGTFPMLNLSPTDSLITDENGHRVDQSDIGVLLNNIRRLQQGGTTALPGEETVAGKPAIHLSVVGPEGKAVDAVHRYEVWFDKQSGLPAKVVSYGLGGQITGNRADGGHDDQRAFPSGFLRTLTGEVGYGGLSVFHRLAG; from the coding sequence ATGCTGACAACATTACTGCTCTTTAGCGTTCACGAGCCTGCGCACGCCGCGGACAGGATGGTGGTGGCCGCAGCTTTTTTGCAGGGCTCGACCGCCGCCGATCCCGTTGCGCGCGGCCTGCAACGTTTTGCCCAACTCCACTCTTACCAGGTGATGGTGCGTTCCGTCTCCTCGCAGGATGAAACCAAAGTCATCCGCTATAGCTACCGAAAACCGGGCTATGTGCGGATGGATTTTTCCACTCCCCATGCCGGGGCGGTGCTTATCTATAATCCGGCCAACGGCAAAGTGAAGCTGTGGCCCTTTGGCGCGGGGACATTCCCGATGTTGAACCTGTCGCCCACGGATTCACTGATCACGGATGAAAATGGTCATCGGGTGGATCAATCCGACATTGGCGTACTGCTGAATAACATTCGTCGACTGCAGCAGGGGGGCACCACCGCTCTTCCCGGTGAAGAGACGGTCGCCGGGAAACCGGCCATACATCTGTCGGTGGTCGGCCCGGAAGGTAAGGCCGTCGATGCGGTTCATCGCTATGAGGTGTGGTTCGATAAACAATCCGGATTGCCTGCCAAAGTGGTCAGCTATGGGCTGGGGGGGCAAATTACTGGAAACCGTGCTGATGGAGGCCATGACGATCAACGTGCGTTTCCCTCCGGATTTCTTCGCACCCTGACAGGAGAGGTGGGCTATGGCGGACTATCGGTTTTCCACCGTCTGGCGGGTTGA
- a CDS encoding DUF2268 domain-containing putative Zn-dependent protease (predicted Zn-dependent protease with a strongly conserved HExxH motif): MILHILDAQKKLTAHSQWLHTCLTATHEQAKRVMHIPPLDVVVKTGKFVIPEKGHLGYCPEPGLVYLTVDPENPALRKNAAKSFERMFAHELHHAARWAGPGYGVTLGEAMVSEGLAGHFVLELFGGEPEPWESINSDIVQTYNSQFKAFWDRTDYDHNRWFFGTGDLPQWLGYTAGFNLVSRYFATTPHLRSSMLSNVNADELKAFL, from the coding sequence ATGATCCTGCATATTCTGGATGCTCAGAAGAAACTCACCGCTCACAGTCAATGGCTTCATACCTGCCTGACTGCTACTCACGAACAAGCAAAAAGAGTAATGCACATCCCTCCACTTGATGTGGTGGTAAAAACGGGAAAATTTGTCATTCCGGAAAAAGGGCATCTTGGATATTGTCCCGAGCCCGGACTGGTGTATTTAACTGTTGATCCTGAAAACCCTGCCTTGAGAAAAAATGCCGCTAAGTCTTTTGAACGCATGTTTGCTCATGAACTGCACCATGCGGCAAGATGGGCTGGGCCTGGATATGGCGTAACCTTAGGCGAGGCTATGGTCTCTGAGGGCCTGGCAGGACATTTTGTTCTTGAGCTTTTTGGCGGTGAACCGGAACCCTGGGAAAGCATTAATTCAGATATTGTTCAAACCTACAATTCACAATTCAAAGCATTCTGGGACCGTACCGATTACGATCACAACAGGTGGTTTTTCGGTACGGGTGATTTGCCACAGTGGTTAGGGTATACCGCAGGGTTTAATCTGGTTTCCAGGTATTTTGCAACGACACCCCATCTGCGCTCTTCAATGCTCTCGAATGTAAATGCAGATGAGTTGAAAGCATTTCTTTAA
- a CDS encoding GNAT family N-acetyltransferase, producing MDLETPRLKLEPYDDSHYEGLRVMDSDAGVMRYITGGIVKTPEETWEGIRRVQARWDKYNFSWWAIREKSSGAIVGAACLQHLANVDGAPLEIGWRLVPEHNGKGYATEAAKAIVNYAAEQVGATYLVAVADPENIPSQRVMQRLGMTYKAIEQHYDVPCVVYELNIRRPA from the coding sequence ATGGATTTAGAAACACCCCGTTTAAAACTTGAACCTTATGATGACTCTCATTACGAAGGCTTGAGGGTAATGGATAGTGATGCCGGTGTGATGCGTTATATCACCGGAGGTATCGTTAAAACGCCTGAAGAAACCTGGGAAGGTATCAGAAGAGTCCAGGCTCGTTGGGATAAGTACAACTTCTCATGGTGGGCTATCAGAGAGAAGTCCTCTGGCGCGATCGTTGGTGCAGCATGCCTCCAGCACCTGGCAAACGTGGATGGCGCACCATTAGAGATTGGCTGGCGTCTCGTCCCGGAACACAATGGCAAGGGGTATGCAACAGAGGCAGCTAAAGCGATCGTTAATTACGCGGCGGAACAGGTAGGAGCAACGTATCTGGTTGCTGTTGCCGATCCTGAAAATATCCCCTCGCAGCGTGTGATGCAGAGGTTAGGTATGACTTACAAAGCAATAGAGCAGCATTACGATGTGCCATGTGTGGTATATGAGCTTAATATACGCAGGCCTGCTTAA
- a CDS encoding RidA family protein, protein MSNVIRTNYPELGEVKAPYVHSVKHGNTLYISGLTAFGTAAQHKGITEQAEEIFSQIRKIASAEGTDFSALIKVTIFITSFAEIDALRKVLFQNYGEHLPASSLVEVSRLFSPDLLIEIEAVFGL, encoded by the coding sequence ATGAGTAATGTAATAAGAACGAACTATCCTGAATTAGGTGAAGTCAAGGCACCGTACGTCCATTCAGTAAAGCATGGCAACACGCTCTATATTTCCGGTCTTACTGCCTTTGGCACCGCGGCTCAGCATAAGGGTATTACTGAGCAGGCTGAAGAGATATTCAGCCAAATCAGAAAAATCGCCAGCGCAGAAGGCACTGATTTTTCCGCCCTGATTAAAGTGACCATATTCATCACCTCTTTTGCGGAGATCGACGCGCTACGTAAGGTGTTGTTCCAGAATTACGGCGAACACTTGCCAGCCAGTTCGCTCGTGGAAGTGAGCCGTCTCTTCTCACCCGATCTTTTAATTGAAATTGAGGCTGTATTCGGCCTTTGA
- a CDS encoding NAD(P)-dependent alcohol dehydrogenase, producing MKINALVAHDAAQPLTSGQVSLRALQKQDIKIEIPFCGVCHSDLHMARNEWAVSQYPLVPGHEIVGRVVDVGDEATRFKPGDIVGVGVMVDSCRECHFCKHHEEQYCESGFTATYNGMDKYTGERTRGGYAQSVIVDQDFVVSVPQNLPLAGVAPLLCAGVTVWSPLRHFNVKAGDRVGVVGLGGLGHMAVKLASAMGAEVTLFTTSPEKGKDARRMGAKQVVVSRDAAQMAACQTSLDFIIDCVAAPHDLDPYLATLKTNGRLVLVGIPDQPHNAPDITPMVFRRLSISGSSIGSIQETQEMLNFCGEHNITADIEMIAGEEIEAAFARMLKGDVKYRFVIDMQATSW from the coding sequence ATGAAAATCAACGCATTAGTCGCCCATGACGCGGCACAACCCTTAACATCAGGCCAGGTTTCGCTGCGCGCGTTACAAAAGCAGGATATCAAAATCGAGATCCCCTTTTGCGGCGTGTGCCACTCCGATCTTCATATGGCGCGTAACGAATGGGCGGTGAGCCAGTATCCCCTGGTGCCGGGACATGAAATCGTCGGACGCGTCGTGGACGTTGGGGACGAAGCCACCCGTTTTAAGCCCGGTGATATCGTCGGAGTGGGCGTGATGGTCGACTCCTGCCGCGAGTGCCATTTCTGCAAGCATCACGAAGAGCAGTACTGTGAGTCGGGTTTTACGGCGACCTACAACGGCATGGATAAATATACCGGCGAAAGAACCCGGGGCGGCTATGCGCAGAGCGTGATTGTCGATCAAGATTTTGTTGTTTCTGTACCGCAAAACCTGCCGCTTGCCGGGGTGGCACCGCTGTTGTGTGCGGGCGTCACTGTCTGGTCGCCGCTGCGCCATTTCAACGTCAAAGCAGGCGACCGTGTGGGTGTTGTGGGGCTGGGTGGATTAGGCCATATGGCAGTGAAGCTTGCCAGTGCGATGGGAGCGGAAGTGACGCTGTTTACGACCTCCCCGGAGAAGGGAAAAGATGCCCGTCGAATGGGGGCAAAACAGGTCGTGGTATCGCGCGATGCCGCGCAAATGGCTGCCTGCCAGACCTCGCTGGATTTTATCATTGACTGCGTAGCTGCACCGCACGATCTGGATCCTTATCTGGCCACGCTGAAAACCAATGGCCGCCTGGTGCTGGTGGGCATTCCGGACCAGCCGCACAACGCACCGGATATTACGCCGATGGTGTTCCGACGTTTAAGCATCAGCGGTTCGTCGATTGGCAGCATTCAGGAAACCCAGGAGATGCTGAACTTCTGCGGCGAGCACAATATTACCGCCGATATTGAAATGATTGCTGGCGAGGAGATCGAGGCTGCCTTCGCCCGCATGCTTAAAGGAGACGTTAAGTATCGCTTTGTTATTGATATGCAGGCAACGAGCTGGTAG
- the dsbG gene encoding thiol:disulfide interchange protein DsbG, with the protein MSATTQAQTADLPEPVKQMEKQGIEIIKPFSAPGGVEGWLGKYQDMGVTLYLTPDKKHVISGYMYDAEGNNLSEKIINDEIYIPAGREMWKQLTAAPGIAEGSADAKCQVVVFADPFCPYCNKFWHQAQPFIKDKSISTKTLLVGVIRPDSAQYAAAILSAKDPAKVWYDLESSDGKTKPALQGSTPPAVFKQIQHNQQLMEQTGASGTPAIYYLNKARTLQQIIGLPDAEQMADLVACK; encoded by the coding sequence ATGAGTGCGACCACTCAGGCGCAGACCGCTGACTTACCTGAACCGGTTAAACAAATGGAGAAGCAGGGCATTGAAATTATTAAGCCGTTCAGCGCACCCGGAGGTGTGGAAGGGTGGTTGGGTAAATATCAGGACATGGGCGTCACGCTTTATCTCACCCCGGATAAAAAGCATGTGATCTCAGGCTATATGTATGATGCCGAGGGAAATAACCTGAGCGAGAAAATCATTAATGATGAGATTTATATTCCTGCCGGGCGCGAGATGTGGAAGCAGCTCACCGCCGCGCCAGGGATCGCCGAAGGCAGCGCGGACGCGAAGTGCCAGGTGGTTGTATTTGCCGATCCCTTCTGCCCCTACTGCAATAAGTTCTGGCACCAGGCCCAGCCTTTTATCAAAGATAAAAGCATCAGTACCAAAACGTTGCTGGTTGGCGTGATCCGCCCGGACAGTGCGCAGTACGCGGCGGCAATCCTCTCCGCGAAGGATCCGGCTAAAGTCTGGTATGACCTTGAGAGTAGCGACGGAAAAACAAAGCCGGCGCTGCAAGGTAGCACCCCGCCTGCCGTATTTAAGCAGATACAGCACAATCAGCAGCTTATGGAGCAGACAGGCGCCAGCGGTACGCCTGCCATTTATTACCTGAATAAGGCGCGTACTTTGCAACAAATCATCGGCTTGCCTGATGCTGAGCAAATGGCCGATCTGGTTGCCTGTAAATAA
- a CDS encoding helix-turn-helix domain-containing protein, whose translation MPAWVEGKLFFYADSPPRRLMELFSVKWSTMVLHALYHWPDERARTGELQRSLQGISKKMLFQTLKELEMRGLIARHVYDVIPPKVDYRLTPLGRTFAEPIEQMYQWGLDNQSALDEMEACYQAASSESAVDPSLQPKKP comes from the coding sequence GTGCCAGCCTGGGTTGAGGGTAAACTCTTTTTCTATGCGGACTCGCCGCCGCGCCGCCTGATGGAACTCTTTTCAGTTAAGTGGAGCACGATGGTGCTGCACGCGCTGTATCACTGGCCGGATGAACGCGCCCGCACGGGTGAGTTACAGCGTAGCCTGCAGGGGATTTCCAAAAAAATGCTGTTCCAGACGCTCAAAGAGCTGGAGATGCGGGGTTTGATTGCCCGCCATGTGTATGACGTGATCCCACCCAAAGTCGATTACCGTCTGACCCCACTTGGCAGAACCTTCGCCGAACCCATTGAGCAAATGTACCAGTGGGGATTAGATAATCAATCCGCACTGGATGAAATGGAGGCCTGTTATCAGGCGGCGTCGTCTGAATCCGCTGTGGATCCCAGCCTGCAACCAAAAAAGCCGTAA
- a CDS encoding SRPBCC family protein, whose protein sequence is MADYRFSTVWRVEASVQEVWEILSHPDDWPEWWGSLVQVIEIRKGDVRGIGALHRYTWKGALPYRITFDIHVLTIQPLCLLEGEASGEVEGRGLWSLTERGRETLVRYDWDIRTNTRWMNLVAPLAGPVFRWNHDRVMRDGAKGLARRLGRRVEVDEG, encoded by the coding sequence ATGGCGGACTATCGGTTTTCCACCGTCTGGCGGGTTGAAGCATCGGTTCAGGAGGTCTGGGAGATCCTGTCCCATCCGGATGATTGGCCCGAATGGTGGGGCAGCCTGGTGCAGGTTATCGAAATCAGGAAAGGCGATGTGCGGGGGATTGGCGCCCTGCATCGCTATACCTGGAAGGGCGCGCTCCCGTATCGCATCACCTTTGATATTCACGTCTTAACGATCCAGCCGTTATGCCTGCTGGAAGGGGAAGCCAGCGGCGAGGTGGAAGGGCGTGGCCTGTGGTCGTTGACCGAACGGGGGCGGGAGACCCTCGTCCGCTATGACTGGGATATCCGCACCAATACCCGCTGGATGAACCTTGTTGCGCCGCTGGCAGGGCCCGTTTTTCGCTGGAACCACGACAGGGTGATGCGCGACGGCGCGAAAGGGTTAGCCCGGCGATTAGGTCGGCGGGTAGAGGTGGATGAAGGGTAA
- a CDS encoding AraC family transcriptional regulator → MNDPLAEAIAMLKLKAVLTKTVTGAGSWRVRRSDAGLSFYCAVLEGACRLELEGHDPLTLHAGDFILIPAAYHFALTSLVPPASPEVNTTPVEIADRHFRLGDTQAAPEMLALVGHCMSESPDAGLLVSLLPEFVVVRDEKRLSLFVGLLKDEAQAQRAGKAFVLARIIELLFIEAIRSATPLATPGLVRGLADPRIGQAIRLIHQDPSRRWTVNALASSCALSRSTLFERFTELTGVTPMGYLLSWRMTLAMQQLCQTGVTVAEVAERTGYGSASAFSVAFTRYVGVPPGKYAQHRAAVTNSG, encoded by the coding sequence ATGAACGACCCGTTAGCCGAAGCCATCGCCATGTTGAAGCTTAAAGCCGTGCTGACCAAAACGGTGACTGGCGCGGGCAGTTGGCGAGTGCGCCGTTCAGACGCCGGGCTGTCATTCTACTGCGCGGTGCTTGAAGGGGCGTGTCGGCTTGAGCTGGAAGGCCACGATCCCCTCACGCTTCATGCCGGTGATTTCATTTTGATCCCCGCTGCGTATCACTTTGCATTGACGAGCTTAGTTCCGCCTGCGTCGCCGGAGGTAAACACCACGCCCGTCGAAATCGCAGACCGGCATTTCAGGCTTGGCGATACGCAAGCTGCCCCGGAAATGCTGGCGCTGGTCGGCCACTGCATGTCTGAATCGCCCGATGCGGGGCTGCTGGTATCTCTGTTGCCGGAGTTTGTTGTTGTGCGTGATGAAAAGCGTCTTTCGCTGTTTGTGGGGTTACTGAAAGATGAAGCCCAGGCGCAGCGCGCCGGAAAAGCGTTCGTTCTGGCGCGCATCATTGAGCTGCTGTTTATTGAGGCCATCCGCTCTGCCACGCCCCTCGCCACGCCCGGGCTGGTGCGCGGCCTGGCCGATCCGCGTATCGGCCAGGCGATACGGCTGATACATCAGGATCCTTCCCGGCGGTGGACGGTGAACGCGCTGGCCAGCAGCTGCGCGTTATCGCGCTCGACGCTGTTTGAGCGCTTTACGGAGCTGACCGGCGTTACGCCGATGGGCTACCTCCTCTCCTGGCGCATGACGCTCGCCATGCAGCAGCTTTGCCAGACCGGCGTCACGGTCGCGGAGGTGGCAGAGCGCACGGGTTACGGCTCTGCCAGTGCCTTCAGCGTGGCCTTTACCCGCTATGTCGGTGTTCCCCCGGGGAAATACGCGCAGCATCGCGCGGCGGTAACAAACAGCGGGTAG
- a CDS encoding copper-binding protein has protein sequence MTILTGPAHHKNRQLKAIVLLVVACFVMLICLTQRASILHHMQVKAATLSLTADNSPQELTSPGLSPCELSAHSLLTAQPLHFDTVLLLPGLLVLLLAVLINISVLPRPVILFRPPLLRIHLKNCVFRE, from the coding sequence ATGACTATCCTGACAGGTCCGGCTCATCATAAAAACAGGCAACTGAAAGCGATCGTGCTTCTGGTGGTTGCCTGTTTTGTCATGCTGATCTGTCTGACCCAGCGGGCCAGTATTTTGCATCATATGCAGGTCAAAGCCGCCACGCTCTCTTTGACTGCTGATAACAGCCCCCAGGAACTTACGTCGCCAGGGTTGTCCCCCTGTGAGCTCAGTGCCCACTCGCTGCTTACCGCGCAGCCCCTTCATTTCGATACCGTCCTGCTTTTACCCGGTCTGCTGGTTCTGCTGTTAGCGGTGCTGATCAACATCAGCGTCCTGCCGAGACCGGTGATCCTTTTTCGACCCCCTTTACTGCGAATACACCTCAAAAACTGCGTTTTCCGTGAATGA
- a CDS encoding thioredoxin family protein: MKTFFRSLWFLLFSLSAASAAVPGWSMKPENFHAQVHVWHDAPAEGKVRLLLDVTPNEGWKTYWRTPGDGGFRPTIAWEPQAKTQWHWPRPVRFDSAGFSSVGYDRRVVFPLEVTTGQLQRLRGKLTLSLCSNLCVVNTFPLDINLASGSSAHFAEAWDNAMGAVPPDNGTVALKSVTADNDTLTVKLTSPEGWSQPDLFPDNPTGVSLSPPQTEILGDTLTARFSVSDKQGKPLEASRLQQLSLLVSNGEQSQQLRVDISPSTMLWQIMAVALAGGLILNLMPCVLPVLGIKLASLMTLAESSRRQTRLRFLATAAGIIFSFLVLAAVITGLRLSGAWIGWGFQFQSPWFIATMVLVTWIFCFSLAGLLEIRLPSGLSTRLATAGGKGIGGSFLEGAFATLLATPCTAPFLGTAVTFALAAPVHQLWLIFFALGVGMSLPWLAISIFPGVARWLPKPGPWMGKLRLGLVLLMLGSCLWLMSLLVKEWGARYVLIGGGLMVAFFLFRCAKAMPNHRENLRSLVFGVLFGAGLYAFLAPQPQGKDDSPLNWQPLSEAALSEALNARKRVLVDITADWCLNCRVNEVLVLHRPEVVAALNRDDVVLLQGNWSQPSAEIEQFLRRYGASGIPFNAIFGPAIPQGHVLLSLLNKDALLTTLMSASAATSPDFTEEK, translated from the coding sequence ATGAAAACCTTTTTCAGGAGCCTGTGGTTCCTGTTATTCAGCCTGTCTGCGGCCTCAGCTGCGGTACCGGGCTGGTCGATGAAACCTGAAAATTTCCATGCTCAGGTTCATGTCTGGCATGATGCGCCCGCAGAGGGGAAAGTTCGCCTGCTGCTGGACGTGACCCCCAATGAAGGGTGGAAAACCTACTGGCGAACCCCCGGTGACGGCGGCTTTCGGCCAACCATCGCGTGGGAACCGCAGGCAAAAACGCAGTGGCACTGGCCCCGGCCGGTCCGGTTTGATTCCGCCGGCTTCAGCTCAGTCGGCTACGATCGCCGCGTCGTGTTTCCGCTGGAAGTGACCACCGGCCAGCTGCAGCGATTGCGCGGAAAACTGACGCTTTCGCTGTGCAGCAATCTCTGCGTGGTCAATACCTTCCCGCTGGATATCAACCTGGCCTCCGGTTCGTCAGCGCACTTTGCCGAGGCCTGGGACAACGCGATGGGCGCTGTTCCGCCAGATAACGGCACTGTGGCTCTCAAATCCGTCACCGCTGACAATGACACGCTGACCGTCAAACTGACCTCGCCGGAGGGCTGGTCTCAGCCCGATCTCTTTCCTGACAACCCGACCGGGGTGAGTCTGTCGCCGCCGCAGACCGAGATCCTTGGTGACACGCTGACCGCCCGGTTTAGCGTCAGCGATAAGCAGGGCAAACCGCTGGAGGCCTCCCGGTTGCAGCAGCTTTCTCTGCTGGTCAGCAATGGTGAGCAGAGTCAGCAGCTTAGGGTTGATATCAGCCCGTCCACGATGCTATGGCAGATCATGGCCGTGGCGTTAGCGGGTGGCCTTATCCTCAACCTGATGCCCTGTGTTCTGCCTGTACTCGGGATAAAACTCGCATCACTGATGACCCTGGCAGAGAGTAGCCGCCGTCAGACGCGGCTGCGTTTTCTGGCAACGGCAGCTGGGATCATTTTCTCGTTTCTGGTGCTGGCGGCGGTCATTACCGGCCTGCGGCTGTCCGGTGCCTGGATTGGCTGGGGCTTCCAGTTCCAGAGCCCGTGGTTCATTGCCACTATGGTTCTGGTGACGTGGATTTTTTGTTTCAGCCTGGCCGGCCTGCTTGAGATCCGCCTCCCTTCCGGTCTGTCCACCCGGCTGGCTACCGCCGGTGGGAAGGGTATCGGCGGGAGTTTTCTTGAAGGCGCGTTTGCGACCCTGCTTGCCACCCCTTGCACGGCGCCATTCCTTGGCACTGCCGTGACGTTCGCGTTAGCGGCGCCCGTGCATCAGCTGTGGCTCATCTTTTTTGCGTTGGGTGTCGGAATGAGTCTTCCCTGGCTGGCAATCAGTATTTTTCCCGGCGTGGCGCGCTGGTTGCCTAAACCCGGCCCCTGGATGGGAAAACTGCGTCTGGGGCTGGTGCTCCTGATGCTGGGCTCCTGTCTCTGGTTGATGTCGCTGCTGGTGAAAGAGTGGGGCGCACGCTATGTGCTGATCGGTGGCGGTCTGATGGTGGCGTTTTTCCTTTTCCGCTGCGCGAAGGCCATGCCGAACCACCGGGAGAATCTGCGCAGCCTGGTGTTTGGCGTGCTGTTTGGTGCGGGACTGTATGCTTTTCTGGCTCCCCAGCCTCAGGGGAAGGACGACTCCCCCCTGAACTGGCAACCGCTCAGTGAAGCGGCGCTCAGCGAAGCGCTGAATGCCAGAAAGCGCGTGCTGGTGGATATTACCGCCGACTGGTGCCTGAACTGCCGGGTTAATGAAGTGCTGGTGCTTCATCGCCCCGAGGTGGTTGCTGCCTTAAACCGCGACGACGTTGTGCTGCTGCAGGGTAACTGGAGTCAGCCTTCTGCTGAAATCGAGCAATTCCTGCGCCGCTACGGCGCAAGCGGCATCCCTTTTAACGCCATTTTTGGCCCTGCAATTCCGCAGGGGCATGTTTTGCTCTCCCTTCTTAACAAAGACGCGCTGCTGACCACCCTGATGAGTGCGAGTGCGGCCACGTCACCTGATTTCACTGAGGAAAAATAA
- a CDS encoding SDR family oxidoreductase yields the protein MKTVMITGCSSGFGLETARYFLEQGWKVIATMRTPQEGLIPQSDRLRLLALDVTSQQSIDRAVSDAGDIDVLVNNAGVGMLNALEGVSPEAVREVFETNTLGTIAMTRAVLPQFRQRRSGTIVNVTSAVTLKPLPLLAVYSASKVAVNAFTESLALELAPFNIRVGLVLPGRSPETRFGENAQRVMGAIPEAYAAFSQQIFRGMQDERAKVTRSGEVAQAIWQMANDPDTPIRLPAGEDAWEMAGNRV from the coding sequence ATGAAAACGGTTATGATTACTGGCTGTTCATCCGGTTTTGGTCTGGAAACTGCGCGTTACTTTCTTGAGCAGGGCTGGAAAGTGATTGCGACAATGCGCACCCCGCAGGAGGGGCTCATCCCGCAAAGCGATCGTTTGCGCCTCCTGGCGCTCGACGTCACCTCTCAGCAGAGTATCGATCGGGCTGTCTCAGACGCTGGCGATATCGATGTTCTGGTAAACAATGCTGGCGTCGGCATGTTAAACGCGCTGGAAGGCGTCTCCCCGGAGGCGGTGAGGGAGGTTTTCGAAACCAACACCCTTGGCACCATCGCCATGACCCGGGCAGTACTCCCGCAGTTCAGGCAACGACGTTCTGGCACGATCGTCAATGTCACGTCCGCTGTCACCCTGAAACCGCTGCCGCTGCTGGCGGTTTATAGCGCCAGTAAGGTGGCGGTTAATGCGTTCACCGAATCGCTGGCGCTTGAGCTTGCGCCCTTTAATATCCGCGTGGGCCTGGTTCTGCCCGGACGCTCGCCCGAGACCCGTTTCGGCGAAAATGCGCAACGCGTCATGGGGGCGATCCCCGAGGCGTATGCCGCGTTTAGCCAGCAAATCTTCCGCGGCATGCAGGATGAGCGCGCGAAGGTGACCCGCTCCGGGGAGGTGGCACAGGCCATCTGGCAGATGGCAAACGATCCGGATACGCCAATCCGTTTACCCGCCGGAGAGGATGCGTGGGAGATGGCAGGGAACCGCGTTTAA
- a CDS encoding helix-turn-helix domain-containing protein, producing the protein MSAVRIVVLAFEGVSLFQLSVPAVAFGVVNKPAGFPAYDVQYCAQSPGLIISDQGLPISVSSGLEAMEEADIVVVPAWKDPEEEVPDDIIEALQAANAQGKPIVGFCLGAFVLGAAGLLAGREATTHWVAREIFARRFPDAKFRPDVLYVTDGNIVTSAGTVAAFDCCLEMIRQQHGSDMANRIARQLVTPPHRQGGQAQYIEQPVPQLPCVGRLVEVLEWAREHLSEPLTLDMLAGVAKMSRRTFTRRFRDTTGTTVTKWLNAERVARAQQLLEITDLPVECIASEVGFGTPMSLRLQFTAHLGTSPSEYRRTFCQRRGTQA; encoded by the coding sequence GTGTCTGCGGTTCGTATTGTGGTCCTGGCTTTTGAAGGAGTCAGTCTGTTTCAGCTTTCTGTGCCTGCCGTTGCCTTCGGCGTTGTGAATAAGCCCGCAGGTTTCCCGGCCTATGATGTGCAGTACTGTGCCCAGTCCCCGGGGCTTATCATCAGCGATCAAGGGCTACCGATTAGCGTTTCATCCGGTCTGGAGGCGATGGAGGAGGCCGATATTGTCGTGGTTCCGGCCTGGAAAGATCCGGAAGAAGAGGTGCCGGATGACATTATTGAGGCGCTGCAAGCCGCCAATGCGCAGGGGAAACCGATAGTCGGGTTTTGCCTAGGAGCCTTCGTACTCGGCGCTGCCGGGTTGCTTGCCGGGCGGGAGGCGACGACCCACTGGGTTGCCCGCGAGATTTTTGCCCGCCGTTTCCCTGACGCGAAGTTTCGACCGGATGTGCTGTATGTGACGGATGGCAATATCGTGACCTCCGCTGGCACCGTTGCGGCGTTTGATTGCTGCCTTGAGATGATCCGCCAGCAGCACGGCTCCGATATGGCTAACCGGATCGCCCGCCAGCTGGTCACGCCGCCGCACCGACAGGGCGGGCAGGCCCAGTATATAGAACAACCGGTTCCGCAACTGCCCTGCGTCGGACGACTGGTTGAAGTGCTTGAGTGGGCCCGGGAACATCTGTCTGAACCTTTAACCCTCGATATGCTGGCGGGCGTTGCGAAAATGAGCCGCCGTACATTTACCCGTCGCTTTCGCGACACCACCGGCACTACCGTCACTAAATGGTTAAATGCCGAGCGCGTGGCGCGGGCCCAGCAACTGCTGGAGATCACCGATCTGCCGGTAGAGTGCATTGCTTCTGAGGTGGGGTTTGGGACGCCGATGTCTTTACGTCTGCAGTTTACGGCGCACCTGGGCACCTCGCCTTCAGAATACCGGCGTACCTTCTGCCAGCGGCGCGGCACACAGGCCTGA